DNA from Rubripirellula lacrimiformis:
GTTGCGTGGCAATTTGAATCGCAGCGAACCGATTTTTATCCAAACGATGCGTGGGGAGATGCGAGTGCTGCACTACGCGGCAGCGACGGAGAAAGCGTACGTGCGTTGGGTAAAACGCTTCTCGGGTTTCATCGGCTCCCTTGAGCTGGAGCAATTCGGGGATCGAGACATCGGTGCCTTCCTGACCCATTTGGCGGTGGAGGGTAACGTGTCGGCGAGCACTCAAACCCAAGCCCAGTCGGGCCTGCTGTTTTTCTATCAATGCGTGCTCGGAAAGCAGCTTGGATTTCTCAATGCCGTCCGCGCTAAAAGAAGTGAGTCGATCCCGGTTTGGTTCAGCCGATCGGAGATCGAACAGTTGTTGGTTCATTTCGTCGGGGTACACCGGCTGATGTTCTTGCTGATCTACGGCGCACAGCCTGCGACACAGCTTCGCCACTCACTTGGTTGAATCGGGGACGGATATCACGACGGTTCAAAAACTGATGGGGCACAAAGACAACCGGTCAACATGCGCTGAGGGCGGACTTCGTCTACTTGGGTGACCTCGACGTCGCCCTTTTGCTGGTGGGTATGCACGGACAGGATTGGAACAGGGGATCCCATGGATCTCTAACGCAGCAATTGAGTTTTGCCGAGTTCCAAACGAGATGCAAGCAAATTCTTCAATCAAGATAACGTGGTCTTAGCAACGGTCGATCGATCAATCTCGCTTATTGCTTAGCTACCATCGAAAACGCCTTTGAACACCCGAGCGAAGCCTGAAAAAGTGCGCGGGGGTTGGGGGGCTGGCTCCCAAGTGCGCTGGCACCAATCACTGAACCGTTGAGAAAGTTGTCTGCAGGTCGTTGACACATTCCGCAGACCCAAGCACCTGATTTCAGAAAGTCCCGAATGGGACGACCGGCCAGTGGGGCAGACGACGTCACCGGCGACAGCGCAGTCTAGGCAAGCAGGGCAGTTTGTGGTTTGACTGATTGCCGAACTCGCCTTGCTGCGGAGCAGCTATTTGGGGTATCACGCAAGCTGGAAGTGGCTTTTTTCCAGACTTTTAGCCGGATGCGTGGCAGGATGCCGAAGCACTGCAATATTTCGCGATTCTTGTTGACGATGCTGACGTTGGTCGCAATCGGTTCATCGGGTTGCTCGCTATGGCGTGGCGAATCTGATGAAGACGACAATTCGGCGCTGAAGGAGCTGATGAAGGCTCCCGCGCCGCCCGACCTGGTTCGCGAGGCGGCGATCTCGCATGGCCTGCACGCGATCAAGATCGATGGAGTCGGTGCGGTCAATTCGCTGGCTGGAACCGGCGGCCCCGCTGACCCGTCGCTGTACCGCGACCAATTGCTGGAGGACATGAAGCGCCGCGAAATCAGCGACCCCAACCATTTCCTAGAATCCAACGACACGGCGCTGGTTCGCGTGCAAGCGTCGATTCCCCCAGGTGCTCGCCGCGGCGACCCGCTGGATATCCGCGTGCTCGCGCCGCCCGAAAGTCGTGCGACGAACTTGGCCGGTGGATGGCTGCTGGACACACGTCTGCGGCAACAAATTGCGGTTCAAAAACAGCTGATGCAAAGCTCGGTCCGCCAAAGTGAAGTATTGGCGATCGGAACCGGGCCCGTGTTGACGCGAGGCGCCTACACGCCCACCGAAGATTCCAACGTACAGGTCGAAGGCAGTGTGATTTCGGGCGGACGCGTTCAAACCAGTCGGCAACTGGCGTTGATTTTGCGACCCAAGTTCCGACACGTCGCGATGTCCAGTGCGATTTCAAGCGCCGTCAACCGCCGCTTCTTCTTCTTTGACGGAACCACTCGTCGAGGCATCGCAACGCCCCGCGAAGACGACTTGATCGAAATCGAAGTCCACCCGCGATACCGCGACAGCATCGGACGCATGATGGAAGTGGTTCGCGCCATCGGAATCGAACCGGAATCCTCTGCAACTCAAAAACGGTTGACCAACCTAGCTGCTCGGTTGGCGAATCCTGCCACCGCCGCCGACGCCGCGATTCAGTTGGAAGCCATGGGTGACAGCGCAGTCCCCACCTTGCTAGATGGACTCAATACACAGAATCCCGAATTGAAATTTTACGCTGCCGAAGCTTTGGCGTACTTGGATCGAACCGAATCGCTCGATCCCCTGGAAGCCTCGGCTCGCGACGTCGCGGCCTTTCGCGCCCCCGCTCTGCTGGCCATGCAAGGCCTGAAGCAACAACTGGCGATCGATTCGCTGCAGCGTTTGATGAACGAGCAGAGTTTGGAAACCCGCTACGGTGCATTCTGTTCGATCCGACGGCGATCCGACGGAAAACGCGTCCTGGACGGGCAAGCCCTCCGTTCATTTTGGATGTATCAAATCCCATCGGATGCATCGCCGGCGGTCGTCGTTTCGCTGCGAGAGTCTCCCGAAATCGTCCTGTTCGGCGACCTATCGCCTGTCAGTATTTCACGATTCCTAAGAGGGCCCGGCGGGATCCTGGTCCGCGCCGATGACGAATCGCCCCAGAAGCTTCGCGTCAGCCGTTTCCAAGTCGGAAAAGAAGATCAATTGGCCGTGGTCGATGCCACCGTATCGTCGCTGATCACCGGCATCGCTGCCGTCGGTGGCGGGTACGGCGACACAATCGAGATCCTGCGAGTCGCCAAAGAGAAGGGCTACATGTTGGACCAACTCGCCATCGATCCGTTGCCCAAGAGCCTGCGAACCTACTATCGCGATGAGCATAGCCACATCAGCGATGAAGATTCGGATGACGAAGAATCGTCCGAAGATAGCGAAGACGACGTCATCACCGACGCCGCCTAATTGCTCGCATCGCCACCGAACATCGGCTGGACGTAGGAACCTACTTTGCCCAGAAGTCGATCACACGGACTTTGTCGAGCACGGGCTTTAGCACTTCGACAAAGGCCAGATGGTCGGCGTGCGGCAGATACTTTTCGCGGCCAGCTTCCGAATCGAAGGTGACCATGAAACAGTGGGTGAACCCATCGTCGTGCTTTTCGGGGCTGTTGTTGACGCCCCATTCAAAGGCTTTGATCGAATCGATCTTCGCTGGCAATGCCGCGAACGCTTCTTCGACCGTTTGGATATCCTGGGCCGCAGCGTCATCTTTGAACTTAAAGAACACCGCGTGCTTGAGTTGCTTTTCCAAGTCGTCTTTGGAATCGTCGCCCCAATAGTCCACCACAAACACTTCTTTCATGTGGGGACGCAGCACGCCACCGAACGCGGCGTGTTCGGGATGTGGCAGGTACTTGGCCCGGCCGGCTTCGTCAGCGAACGACAGCACAAAGGCATGGGTAAAACCGTCGGCGAGACCTTCAGGACTATTATCGGTGCCCCACTGAAAACCTTGGATCGAATCGATCTTCGACGGCAGCGCCTCGAACGCATCGACCACGCCTTGGACGTCTTCGGCCGAGGACGAATCCTTGAACGCAAAGAACACGGCGTGACGAAGCACCTTGCCTGATTTGGCTGCGTGGTCATCGGCCTCTGCGTCGGCACCGCCGACCATCGAAGCGGCCATCAACGTGGCGGACAAACACAGCAGGTTACGATACAGGCGTTTCATGAGTGGCTTTCGCAAGGTTCGGAATAGACAGGTAGACCCATCGGCGACAGTAACACGCCGGGGTTTGAATTTCAAACGACCGCCAAGAATAGGCCAGCATTTTCCGTCTTTTCGCGTCCTTACCAGCGCCGCGTGAACGCAAGTGCACCGACCGATCGGGTTAGCGACTACGGACCAGCGTGGCATTGTCGATCCCGAGGCGCCGAATCGTGGCAGCGGCGTCTTGCAGAAATCGATCGGCATCGACCGGGTACCCTGCAGTCGGCCGGTAAACCTGGCCAGGCGGATAGTGGCCGGCAAAGTAAGCGTTGAACGCATTCATCATTCGTTCCCGCAAATACTTGGCATGCATTGACGCAAGTGCAACCGGCGTGAACGAATCACCTTTGACCTTGAAATCGATTTCGACCGTCTGGATTTGCCCACCACGATCCAGCGTCATCCGATAGGCGCTGATCCCCTTGGATTCTGTCCGGACCTGCACCTGCGCATCCGGAAAGACATGCTGCAACACTCCGCTGTAATAGCGTCGGCCGCCATGCCGGTCACAATGAACATGAATTTCAGCGACCCCATCACCATGGCGGGCGATCATGTCACGAACCAATCCGATCGTGGTTTCCGACAACAAGTCGGCTTTGTTGTAGCCGCGCTGACAGCGGCGATTGAACTCAGCGGCCGTCAACACGCGGGCCTGGACGTCGTGCAAAGTTGCAGCGGGCGACGACGCCGATACCTGAGCCGATGTCCCGGCCGATGGAACTGCCGATTGCCACGACTGGATCACCGCAGAGGTTTGCTCGGTCGCCAAAAACGCTTCGTCCCCCAGATCGCTGAACCAAGGTGTCTGCTGGATAGCGGCCAGATCGTCAGCCGCGATCTGCGTCAGAAGATCCGCCATGTCGGTCGGTTGCCGACCGCACCAATGGTGGCTGGCGCTGACCACCGCGTGCAAAACAGCCAGCCCGCCACCGGGTTTAAAGACAGCTTTCGAATCGTCGACTTTGATCTTCAGCTTGCCGATCTGAACGGGTTGGCGTAGCCCGGCAAAGGCAGCGTCAAAATCGTCCCCAGCGTTGACCGCATCAGGTTCGACGACCACGGTCGCACCGGATCGGGCAGTCCCCGATTTCGAACGTCCGCCCGGGTTCGATGGTTCGGCGGCCTCGCTAGAAATGGCCCAAGCCGTCGCAGCAACCACCAACGGACCTAGCTTGGGTCCGTACCCGGCTTCGTCGGTCGCGATCAGCAGAACGGCGTTTTGCTGACGGTTGGCGGGATTTCCGCGTCGAACCATATCGTCTGTCGGGGGGCTAGTGGCGTTGTCTAAAAAGTGCCGAATACTGGCATCCTGGCAAACCGCTGCCCCGACCACAAGCTATCCTCCCTTGAGGGACATCCCGTTTGCGTTTTGCGACCGCGATTGTCCGCTGCATCTTGCCGACCGCGCTTTCCCGCTGAAATCGACGAATGAATTTGTCTCAAACCCTTCCCGGAAAGACCTATCCCCTGGGCGCCACCATCACGCCGGTGGGTGTCAATTTCAGTGTTCATTCCAAGAGCTGTTCTTCGATGGAACTGCTGTTGTTTGACGACGTATCGGACGCGAAGCCACAGCGAGTGATTCGCTTGGACCCGAAGCTGCACAATACGTTTCACTATTGGCACGTCGAAGTCGTTGGGCTTGATGCCGGCCAGATTTATGCCTTTCGCGCCGACGGGCCCAACCTGCCCCAACACGGACTGCGTTTCGACGGCGAAAAAATCTTGTTGGATCCGTACGGCCGCGCCGTCGCGGTTCCCGAAGCTTTCGATCGCAACGCCGGCGCATGCCCCGGTGATAACACGCCGTATGCGATGAAGAGTGTTGTCGCCGATTTATCGACCTATGACTGGGAAGGCGACCTGCCGCTGTACCGGCCATTCAACAAGACGATCATCTACGAGATGCACGTTGGCGGATTCACCAAGCACGCATCGAGTGGCGTGGCCGAGGATCGCCGCGGAACCTATCTGGGGCTGATCGAAAAAATCCCCTACTTGAAATCGCTGGGCGTCACGGCGGTCGAACTGCTGCCGATCTTCCAGTTCGATCCCCAGGAAGCTCCACCCGGACTGAGCAATTACTGGGGCTACAACCCCGTGTCGTTTTTCGCGCCGCACCTTGGGTACGGTGTCGGCGGTTGGAAGGCATCCCCGCTAGGCGTGCTGGACGAATTCCGCGACATGGTCAAAGCCCTGCACCGGGCCGGCATCGAAGTCCTGCTGGACGTCGTCTACAACCACACCGCCGAAGGCGATGCAACCGGCCCCACGTTCTGCTTCAAAGGACTCGAAAACCCAGCCTACTACATCCTGGAAAGCAATCCGTCGGCGCCTGCCGACCGAAGCCTGTACGCCAATTTTAGTGGCTGTGGCAATACGCTGAACGGCAATCACGCCATCGTTCGCCGCATGATCCTTAGCAGCCTACGCTACTGGGTCGAAGAAATGCATGTCGACGGATTCCGGTTCGACTTGGCATCCGTGTTATCAAGAGACATCAACGGGCATCCCCAAGCCGATCCTCCGATTTTGTGGGACATCGAAACCGACCCGGTGCTAAGCGGCACCAAGCTGATCGCCGAAGCCTGGGACGCCGCAGGTCTGTACCAAGTGGGCAACTTTTTTGGCGACCACTGGAAAGAATGGAACGGCCATTTCCGGGACGACGTTCGATCCTTTGTGAAGGGCGATGATCGCCAAGCCGAAACGTTCACCAAACGTTTTTTGGCCAGCCCCGATATCTATGGACACCGAAATCGAGAGCCCGAACAAAGCATCAATTTCGTCACATCCCATGACGGCTTCACGATGAACGACCTGGTCACGTACAGCCACAAGTACAACGACGCCAACAACGAAGGCAATCGCGACGGCCACAACGAAAACTTAAGCTGGAACTGTGGCGTCGAAGGACCGACGGATTCCGCAGAGATCGAGCGACTTCGCATCAAACAGATCAAGAACATGTTCTCGATCAACCTATTGGCCTTTGGCGTGCCGATGCTGTTGATGGGCGACGAGGTTCGGCGAACCCAGCTAGGCAACAACAACGCCTATTGCCAAGACAACGAAATCAATTGGTTCGACTGGACACTGCTGGACAAGAACGACGAACTGCTGCGGTTCGTCAAACGGTTGATCGATTACCGCAAACGTCTTCCTGAACGAAACGCGCCCGATGCGACCCTGAACGAAGTGATTGCCCATTCGCGAGTGCGCTGGCATGGCGTCCAATTGGACCGCCCCGATTGGGGGCCGTCGTCACACAGCGTGGCGTTCACGATCGAATCCAAATTGAAGTGGTATCACTTGATCTTCAATTCGTATTGGGAACCCAACGACTTTGAAATCCCATCGGTCCCCCAGGATTTCCAGCCATGGCAGCGGATCATCGACACCGATCTGCCGTCGCCCCAGGACATCGGCGACGGTGTGAGTCTGGAATCGGCGGACCGCTACCCGGTTGCCGCCCGATCGACGGTCGTGTTGACATCGGCCAAGACGCCGCCCGCCTAGGCTGCGGCATTGTGATCGGCAGAAGTGCGGTGGTCAATTTGCCCGATTGACGAAGGCGTCACCGATGAATCAGAGTCACGGACCAAGGGACCGCGTTGCAACCTGCTTGGTTGATTCTTGTCGCCAGTGGTAAGATGAACGCGGTGCTGTGGGGACTGCCCCCCAGCAGCATCCCAGCACACCATCATCGCCCCTTCACTGAGCACTGATCCATGAACCAGATCCAAGCCTGCACGGCGGTTTGCACCGTATGACATTTTGCATCGGCATCAAGGTTCGTGACGGCGTCGTCGCGCTAGCGGACACTCGAATCGTGCGTGGCAGCGAACAGTCGAACAAACAGAAGTTAGCTGAGTTTCAGCACAACGGGCAAAGCCTGTTTACGATGACCAGCGGGCTGCGGTCGGTGCGTGACAAGGCGATCATTTATCTTGACGAATCGCTCCGCAACGACGAACAAGCAAGTTCACAGCAGAACTCGCAAAGCGTCGATCGCCTTTACCAACTGGTCAATCGGTTCGGCGAACAACTGCGGCGGGTGAAGGCGGAAGACGGCGACGCGTTGCAATCGACCAACCACAAATTCAACTCACACGCCATCATCGGTGGTCGGCTCTCTGCCGATGTCGGACCGCAGCTGTTCTACGTCTATCCGGAAGGCAACTGGATCGAAGCGGCCGAGGATTCGCCGTACTTTGTGATCGGTCGCACCTATTACGGAAAACCGATCCTGGATCGGTTGTTGACGTTCGAAACGCCGCTTCGATCGGCCATCGGTTTAGCGTTGTTGGCGTTCGACGCGACGCGTGCCAGCGTCACCGACGTCGACTATCCCCTCGACGTGGCCGTGCTGTCCAACCACGCCCAGTTCCCAACCTTCCGTCGGTACACCGAATCGGACCTGACGGCAGCCACCACTTGGTGGTCCAACACGCTATTGAATTCGCTGAACGAAATGCCCATGGACTGGGCCAACGATCTGACGAATCCAACCTAGCCGAAGCCCTAAGGATCGTGCGATCACGTAACGGGTTACCAAAGCTGACATTCAGTCCAGTCCCGCACGAAATCGGTCGTTTGCGTGAAACTGGCTCGCATTTTGCATCTGGTAGTCGATCGTAGAAGGAGGGCGTTCTGTGCCGCTGCGTAGGCGGCTTTGCCTTTCTCGATGAAAGCGAATCGAACAGACCGAGGTTCCAAGATGATCAAAAAACGATCGATTGCCGTTGCCACCCTGGGCAGTGCAGCATTCCTATTGGCAGTGGCCGCGACGCCTGCGTCGGCACAAGTCACCGTACAGTTTGGCAACGGCATCAACACGCCCGGCTATCAAGTCGGTCAACCCGCCTATCGCAGCAATGGCTACAGCCAATCGTATTACTACGGCCAACCGACTTACTCGCAGTCGCAGCGGTATTATTCCGCACCCAGCCAGCGTTACAGCAGTGGATATCGTGGCTACAGTCAACCGAGAAGTGATGGGAATTCAATCTATGGAAACTCGTACCAGAGCTATCGGCCCAACTACGGTCAGCCCGTCTACGGAAATAGCTACTACGGTAATGGCTACAGCGGGAACAGCTATTACGGTAACGGATACAACTACGGCACCCAGGCTCAACAACGAGGTGCAACCGTAGGCGGTGCGATTGGAAACGCGGTTGGCGGACAACGCGGTGGTAACATCGGAGCGGCAATTGGCGGAGCAATCCAGAGTCAGTAGCTGGTACTCGGTGACTGCCGCCCAGCTTCTGGCGCCCAGTTTCTGGCGACTGGCGACTGCTCATCAAGCCGAGGTGAACCGCGTGGGGATGGCCCATTGGATCCATGGTGGTGAGGTTCGCGATCGCGGCCGCATCTGACCTGACCTATCTTGCGGCCCCCGCGGCTCGCGGCCTGTTGATTGAGTGAGCCGCGACGCGTAAGAGAGCGTCCAGCTTACGGCAGCCTCGGAGAGGCG
Protein-coding regions in this window:
- the glgX gene encoding glycogen debranching protein GlgX is translated as MNLSQTLPGKTYPLGATITPVGVNFSVHSKSCSSMELLLFDDVSDAKPQRVIRLDPKLHNTFHYWHVEVVGLDAGQIYAFRADGPNLPQHGLRFDGEKILLDPYGRAVAVPEAFDRNAGACPGDNTPYAMKSVVADLSTYDWEGDLPLYRPFNKTIIYEMHVGGFTKHASSGVAEDRRGTYLGLIEKIPYLKSLGVTAVELLPIFQFDPQEAPPGLSNYWGYNPVSFFAPHLGYGVGGWKASPLGVLDEFRDMVKALHRAGIEVLLDVVYNHTAEGDATGPTFCFKGLENPAYYILESNPSAPADRSLYANFSGCGNTLNGNHAIVRRMILSSLRYWVEEMHVDGFRFDLASVLSRDINGHPQADPPILWDIETDPVLSGTKLIAEAWDAAGLYQVGNFFGDHWKEWNGHFRDDVRSFVKGDDRQAETFTKRFLASPDIYGHRNREPEQSINFVTSHDGFTMNDLVTYSHKYNDANNEGNRDGHNENLSWNCGVEGPTDSAEIERLRIKQIKNMFSINLLAFGVPMLLMGDEVRRTQLGNNNAYCQDNEINWFDWTLLDKNDELLRFVKRLIDYRKRLPERNAPDATLNEVIAHSRVRWHGVQLDRPDWGPSSHSVAFTIESKLKWYHLIFNSYWEPNDFEIPSVPQDFQPWQRIIDTDLPSPQDIGDGVSLESADRYPVAARSTVVLTSAKTPPA
- a CDS encoding Ntn hydrolase family protein, with protein sequence MTFCIGIKVRDGVVALADTRIVRGSEQSNKQKLAEFQHNGQSLFTMTSGLRSVRDKAIIYLDESLRNDEQASSQQNSQSVDRLYQLVNRFGEQLRRVKAEDGDALQSTNHKFNSHAIIGGRLSADVGPQLFYVYPEGNWIEAAEDSPYFVIGRTYYGKPILDRLLTFETPLRSAIGLALLAFDATRASVTDVDYPLDVAVLSNHAQFPTFRRYTESDLTAATTWWSNTLLNSLNEMPMDWANDLTNPT
- a CDS encoding flagellar basal body P-ring protein FlgI, whose translation is MPKHCNISRFLLTMLTLVAIGSSGCSLWRGESDEDDNSALKELMKAPAPPDLVREAAISHGLHAIKIDGVGAVNSLAGTGGPADPSLYRDQLLEDMKRREISDPNHFLESNDTALVRVQASIPPGARRGDPLDIRVLAPPESRATNLAGGWLLDTRLRQQIAVQKQLMQSSVRQSEVLAIGTGPVLTRGAYTPTEDSNVQVEGSVISGGRVQTSRQLALILRPKFRHVAMSSAISSAVNRRFFFFDGTTRRGIATPREDDLIEIEVHPRYRDSIGRMMEVVRAIGIEPESSATQKRLTNLAARLANPATAADAAIQLEAMGDSAVPTLLDGLNTQNPELKFYAAEALAYLDRTESLDPLEASARDVAAFRAPALLAMQGLKQQLAIDSLQRLMNEQSLETRYGAFCSIRRRSDGKRVLDGQALRSFWMYQIPSDASPAVVVSLRESPEIVLFGDLSPVSISRFLRGPGGILVRADDESPQKLRVSRFQVGKEDQLAVVDATVSSLITGIAAVGGGYGDTIEILRVAKEKGYMLDQLAIDPLPKSLRTYYRDEHSHISDEDSDDEESSEDSEDDVITDAA
- a CDS encoding Dabb family protein, which codes for MKRLYRNLLCLSATLMAASMVGGADAEADDHAAKSGKVLRHAVFFAFKDSSSAEDVQGVVDAFEALPSKIDSIQGFQWGTDNSPEGLADGFTHAFVLSFADEAGRAKYLPHPEHAAFGGVLRPHMKEVFVVDYWGDDSKDDLEKQLKHAVFFKFKDDAAAQDIQTVEEAFAALPAKIDSIKAFEWGVNNSPEKHDDGFTHCFMVTFDSEAGREKYLPHADHLAFVEVLKPVLDKVRVIDFWAK
- a CDS encoding site-specific integrase; protein product: MRVLHYAAATEKAYVRWVKRFSGFIGSLELEQFGDRDIGAFLTHLAVEGNVSASTQTQAQSGLLFFYQCVLGKQLGFLNAVRAKRSESIPVWFSRSEIEQLLVHFVGVHRLMFLLIYGAQPATQLRHSLG
- a CDS encoding site-specific integrase — translated: MVESGTDITTVQKLMGHKDNRSTCAEGGLRLLG